A region of Candidatus Omnitrophota bacterium DNA encodes the following proteins:
- a CDS encoding NUDIX domain-containing protein yields the protein MKEHFAAGGVVIKKERGRPRVLLIKDRYGRWTWPKGHLEKGETPETAALREIKEETGLEDITIETFIGRQEYHYILRGEKVHKVVDIYLVRSSARQKLVPQKGEVEKAEWFWPEEAVSRIEYAGSAELVANGIKAFKERFC from the coding sequence GTGAAAGAACATTTTGCCGCTGGCGGAGTGGTCATAAAAAAGGAGAGAGGGCGCCCCCGGGTGCTTCTCATAAAGGATCGCTACGGTCGATGGACATGGCCCAAGGGACATCTTGAAAAAGGAGAGACGCCGGAAACCGCCGCTTTGAGGGAAATAAAGGAAGAGACCGGCCTGGAGGATATAACTATTGAGACCTTTATCGGCAGGCAGGAATATCACTATATCCTGCGGGGGGAGAAAGTGCATAAGGTGGTGGATATCTATCTCGTCAGGTCTTCCGCGCGGCAGAAACTCGTACCGCAAAAGGGTGAGGTCGAGAAAGCGGAATGGTTCTGGCCCGAAGAAGCCGTAAGCAGGATAGAGTACGCCGGAAGCGCGGAACTCGTGGCTAATGGTATAAAAGCGTTCAAGGAAAGGTTCTGCTGA
- the era gene encoding GTPase Era: MTISGFVAITGQPNVGKSTLLNGFLGEKLAIVTEKPETTRDNIKGIYTDEDAQIIFTDTPGIHRPHDLLGKVMLTRAESSILECDIVLFVTEAGIAFNSDDMRIVEKLPDAGTGKKVLMVINKVDKVRDKKLLLPLIDKATGIYPFAEIVPMCALKDKDLGHLVKTIKKYLPEGPFLYPEDELTDKDNRFCIQEIIREKTLLFTYEEIPHSVAVVVDEIVPSEGKKPVKVFATIFVERASQKSILVGKEGAMIKKIGQTARKEIGSLISSRVHLDLWVKVKEKWKKDPNSLRELGYS; this comes from the coding sequence ATGACAATATCCGGTTTTGTAGCGATAACAGGCCAGCCGAACGTAGGGAAATCCACTTTGCTTAACGGTTTTCTCGGGGAAAAGCTCGCCATAGTCACGGAAAAACCCGAGACCACACGGGATAATATCAAGGGCATTTATACCGATGAGGACGCCCAGATAATATTCACCGACACTCCGGGCATACACAGGCCGCATGACCTCTTGGGCAAGGTCATGCTCACCAGGGCGGAATCATCTATACTTGAATGTGACATCGTCCTTTTCGTGACCGAGGCCGGTATAGCGTTCAACTCCGACGATATGCGTATAGTGGAAAAGCTCCCTGACGCGGGTACCGGCAAAAAGGTCCTCATGGTGATCAATAAAGTGGACAAGGTAAGGGATAAGAAACTCCTGTTACCTCTCATAGACAAGGCCACCGGTATCTACCCATTTGCCGAGATCGTACCTATGTGCGCCCTCAAGGATAAAGACCTTGGCCATCTCGTGAAGACCATAAAGAAATACCTGCCGGAAGGCCCGTTCCTTTATCCCGAGGACGAACTGACTGACAAAGATAACCGCTTCTGCATACAGGAGATAATAAGGGAAAAGACCCTGCTTTTCACATACGAGGAGATACCTCATTCCGTAGCGGTGGTAGTGGACGAAATAGTTCCCTCCGAAGGCAAAAAACCCGTGAAGGTGTTCGCCACGATATTCGTGGAACGCGCCTCGCAGAAATCCATACTCGTGGGCAAAGAAGGCGCCATGATAAAAAAAATAGGACAGACCGCCCGGAAAGAGATAGGATCCCTTATATCCTCCCGCGTACATTTGGACCTGTGGGTCAAGGTAAAGGAAAAGTGGAAAAAAGACCCTAACAGTCTCAGGGAACTAGGTTATTCCTGA
- a CDS encoding UvrD-helicase domain-containing protein gives MKKYILHDPSGNVESHIDFKGNLNPEQYEVVTAAEGPCLVLAGAGSGKTRTLIYRLAYLLERKVDPRNILLMTFTNKAAREMRNRTEMLLKYEPKGLWSGTFHHIGNRTLRMYAEHIGFGRDFGILDQDDSKDLIKACMKAIGTKAKEEKFPKPSVVQSIISLSLNTGKTIKKVLEQRYSYFERFAGEIEGIMALYEKKKKSSNNMDYDDLLIKWRQLLETVPSARERFTNQFRYIMVDEYQDTNILQASIIDILGEKYRNLLVVGDDAQSIYSFRGARVDNILEFPSRYKDAKVYKLEINYRSTPEILELANDSLLNNTRQFEKTLKAVNPSLEKPVLVEAKDLYAQASFLAQRVLEMREEGVEMRDMAVLFRAHYQSAELEMELVKRGIPYIVRGGIRFFEQAHIKDVLAYLKMVANPLDEIAWMRTLTMCPGIGPGYAEKIYSHFMSSGRDIMAFVRSEDISRVVPPKAVKGYEKFRRIMKVATDPATLAIAPGELIDKVLSSGYEDHLMTNFENAKDRLDDIHELINFSHEYSELKDFLNDMTLRESFRGETVLGAKEEDEHLVLSTVHQAKGLEWDAVFIIGLCEGQFPHPKAMQEDPEMEEERRLFYVAVTRARKYLYLLHPVTRYDHQMGTVISRHSRFLEELSPGEYEVWEVETALTGFNDDPGDEMSYGAGAEMDIIDL, from the coding sequence ATGAAAAAATACATACTTCACGATCCTTCCGGGAACGTAGAATCACATATAGATTTCAAGGGCAACCTTAATCCCGAGCAGTATGAGGTGGTTACCGCGGCGGAAGGACCGTGCCTAGTGCTTGCCGGGGCCGGGAGCGGTAAAACGCGTACCCTGATATACCGGCTGGCGTATCTTCTGGAGAGAAAGGTCGACCCCAGGAATATCCTCCTCATGACATTCACTAACAAGGCCGCGCGTGAGATGAGGAATCGCACGGAGATGCTCCTCAAGTACGAGCCTAAGGGCCTGTGGAGCGGGACTTTCCACCATATAGGTAACAGGACGCTTCGCATGTACGCCGAACATATAGGTTTCGGCAGGGATTTCGGCATACTCGACCAGGACGATTCAAAAGACCTTATCAAGGCGTGCATGAAGGCCATCGGCACAAAGGCCAAGGAAGAAAAGTTCCCCAAGCCTTCAGTGGTACAGTCCATAATAAGCCTGTCGCTCAACACGGGTAAGACCATAAAGAAAGTACTGGAACAGAGGTACTCTTATTTCGAGCGGTTCGCTGGCGAAATAGAGGGCATAATGGCCCTTTATGAGAAAAAGAAGAAAAGTTCCAATAATATGGATTATGATGATCTCCTGATAAAGTGGCGGCAGTTATTGGAGACCGTACCGTCCGCGCGGGAAAGGTTCACCAACCAGTTCCGTTACATAATGGTCGACGAGTACCAGGATACGAACATCCTGCAGGCCTCGATAATCGATATACTTGGGGAGAAGTACCGAAACCTCCTGGTGGTGGGGGACGACGCGCAATCCATTTACTCGTTCAGGGGAGCGCGGGTGGACAACATCCTGGAGTTCCCGTCCAGATATAAGGACGCCAAGGTCTATAAGCTGGAGATAAACTACAGGTCTACTCCGGAGATACTGGAGCTGGCGAACGATTCGCTCCTCAATAATACCAGGCAGTTCGAAAAAACGCTCAAGGCGGTGAACCCGTCGCTGGAAAAACCGGTCCTGGTCGAAGCCAAGGACCTGTACGCACAGGCCTCTTTCCTGGCGCAAAGAGTGCTCGAGATGAGGGAAGAAGGCGTGGAGATGCGTGATATGGCGGTACTTTTCAGGGCGCACTACCAGTCCGCGGAGCTTGAAATGGAGCTCGTCAAAAGAGGCATACCTTATATAGTCCGTGGCGGGATAAGGTTCTTCGAGCAGGCGCATATCAAGGATGTGCTGGCGTACCTGAAAATGGTGGCCAACCCTCTTGACGAGATAGCCTGGATGAGGACGCTTACCATGTGTCCCGGGATAGGACCGGGATACGCCGAAAAGATATACAGCCACTTCATGTCCTCCGGCAGGGACATTATGGCTTTTGTCCGCAGCGAGGACATATCCAGGGTAGTCCCGCCTAAGGCCGTAAAAGGCTACGAGAAGTTCCGCAGGATAATGAAGGTGGCCACTGACCCGGCGACTTTGGCGATCGCGCCCGGGGAGCTTATCGACAAAGTGCTCTCTTCCGGCTACGAGGACCACCTTATGACGAATTTCGAGAACGCCAAGGACCGGTTGGACGATATTCATGAGCTTATAAATTTTTCCCACGAGTATTCCGAGCTCAAGGATTTCCTTAACGATATGACGCTCAGGGAAAGTTTCAGGGGGGAGACCGTACTGGGGGCTAAAGAAGAGGATGAACATCTTGTCCTTTCCACCGTGCACCAGGCAAAAGGTCTTGAATGGGACGCTGTGTTCATAATCGGTCTTTGCGAAGGACAGTTCCCGCATCCAAAGGCCATGCAGGAAGATCCTGAAATGGAAGAAGAACGACGGCTCTTCTATGTGGCCGTGACCAGGGCCAGGAAATATCTTTATCTCCTGCACCCGGTGACAAGGTATGACCACCAGATGGGTACCGTAATATCCAGGCATTCAAGATTCCTGGAAGAGCTTAGCCCCGGGGAATATGAGGTCTGGGAGGTCGAGACGGCCCTGACCGGGTTCAACGACGACCCCGGAGACGAGATGTCGTACGGCGCTGGCGCCGAGATGGACATTATCGACCTTTGA
- a CDS encoding HAD hydrolase-like protein: MGKERPGVIFFDLGNVIVKVHEDKLEEGYSRHAKFKPGDILEYFRTSREVKSYAEGKISSSQFFARTRRRFRMDVKFGEFYGIWNGIFSPEPGTEDVIRGIRSAYPDVKLVLVSDTNEAHFEYIKVTYPVLNMFDGYVLSYKVGKLKPHHAMFTEALRVAGSKPRDSFYTDDREDLIAAARVMGIKAFVFVDAPTLKRDLSRLGFDL, encoded by the coding sequence ATGGGTAAAGAAAGGCCTGGCGTCATATTCTTCGATCTGGGCAACGTCATTGTCAAGGTGCATGAGGATAAGCTCGAGGAGGGATATTCGCGCCACGCGAAATTCAAACCCGGGGATATCCTGGAATATTTCCGGACATCGCGCGAGGTGAAGTCATATGCCGAGGGCAAGATCTCTTCGTCCCAGTTCTTTGCCCGTACACGGAGGCGTTTCAGGATGGACGTCAAGTTCGGTGAGTTCTATGGAATATGGAACGGTATATTCTCTCCTGAGCCGGGAACGGAGGATGTGATCCGGGGGATAAGAAGCGCGTACCCGGATGTTAAGCTTGTGCTGGTGTCGGATACGAACGAAGCCCATTTCGAATACATAAAAGTCACTTATCCGGTGCTGAACATGTTCGATGGATATGTCCTGTCGTACAAGGTCGGCAAACTGAAACCACATCACGCCATGTTCACCGAAGCCTTGAGGGTCGCCGGCAGTAAGCCCAGGGATTCGTTCTATACGGATGATAGGGAAGACCTTATCGCCGCCGCAAGGGTTATGGGTATAAAAGCATTTGTGTTCGTGGACGCGCCTACCTTAAAAAGAGACCTTTCCAGGCTCGGTTTTGACCTCTGA
- the mgtE gene encoding magnesium transporter: MNEHTHKHKSERTVRKREERIRFFEDILARENDGNIAPILQDMSPEDIAEILGEFSAEEKVRIFKLLNEENAAVVLDDTDPQSRLQILQKIDKNTLAKVLDVMPVDEAADVVEDMPEHKREGILDLMEEDDAEDVEEILSYPEDSAARVMNPEFVSVSEDSDVEGAINRIRGMEIDEDFFYVYVTDAMDRLKGTIKVIKLLTAPKGTLVRDLMETDIYSVPVDEDQEKAAMVMKKYDLFSLPVVDKDNKLVGRITVDDIMDVIEEESGEDISRMTGTIEAEHGTETTIRATSNRLPWLISCMLGSIITGLVIRTFQVTLTEMIALVSFIPVVTATGGNSGVQASTVVVREIALGYMDLGRVAEELWRQFKIALGLGITCGIVLSVIVNFMVKSSLVGVIVGTSIFLVVIWSNFVGVMTPVIFKKINIDPALASGPLITTLNDIIGVFIYLSIATVFLSKF, from the coding sequence ATGAACGAACATACACACAAACATAAGAGCGAAAGGACCGTAAGAAAACGGGAGGAAAGGATACGTTTTTTTGAGGATATCCTGGCCCGGGAGAACGACGGCAATATCGCTCCCATACTTCAGGATATGTCGCCGGAGGACATCGCCGAGATCCTGGGAGAGTTCTCCGCCGAGGAAAAGGTCCGCATATTCAAGCTGCTCAATGAAGAGAACGCGGCTGTAGTACTTGACGATACGGACCCCCAGTCCAGGCTGCAGATACTCCAGAAAATAGACAAAAATACGCTGGCAAAGGTGCTTGACGTTATGCCTGTGGACGAGGCCGCTGATGTCGTGGAGGATATGCCCGAGCACAAGAGGGAAGGTATCCTCGACCTGATGGAAGAGGATGACGCCGAGGATGTCGAGGAGATCCTCAGCTATCCCGAGGATAGCGCCGCGCGCGTAATGAACCCTGAATTCGTTTCCGTGAGCGAGGATTCCGATGTAGAGGGGGCGATAAACAGGATCAGGGGCATGGAGATAGATGAGGATTTTTTCTATGTTTATGTTACGGACGCCATGGACAGGCTGAAAGGTACGATAAAGGTCATCAAACTGCTTACGGCCCCCAAGGGTACCCTTGTAAGGGACCTCATGGAAACGGATATATATTCCGTTCCAGTCGACGAGGACCAGGAAAAAGCCGCTATGGTGATGAAAAAATACGATCTTTTCTCCCTGCCGGTCGTGGACAAGGATAACAAGCTGGTCGGGCGCATAACCGTAGATGACATAATGGACGTTATTGAGGAGGAGAGCGGAGAGGATATCAGCCGCATGACCGGTACGATAGAAGCGGAACATGGTACGGAGACCACCATAAGGGCCACAAGTAACAGGTTGCCGTGGCTTATAAGCTGTATGCTCGGCAGCATAATCACCGGACTCGTTATAAGGACGTTCCAGGTCACCCTTACGGAGATGATAGCCCTGGTATCGTTCATACCGGTGGTTACGGCCACAGGGGGGAATTCAGGCGTGCAGGCCTCGACCGTTGTCGTACGGGAGATAGCCCTGGGGTATATGGACCTGGGGAGGGTAGCGGAAGAGCTATGGAGGCAGTTCAAGATAGCCCTGGGATTGGGGATCACCTGCGGTATAGTGCTTTCCGTGATAGTCAATTTCATGGTGAAGAGCAGTCTGGTAGGGGTGATAGTCGGGACATCTATTTTCCTTGTGGTGATCTGGTCTAATTTCGTAGGGGTCATGACACCCGTTATATTCAAGAAGATAAACATAGACCCCGCGCTTGCCTCCGGACCGCTCATAACGACCTTGAACGATATAATAGGGGTTTTCATATACCTCAGCATAGCCACGGTATTCTTGAGTAAATTCTGA